One genomic window of Alphaproteobacteria bacterium includes the following:
- the recR gene encoding recombination protein RecR: protein MQSPELEKLIALLAKLPGLGPRSARRAALHLLKKRETLLEPLIASMQYANDHIGSCKICGNVDTIDPCSLCQDQRRDQGSICVVEEVADLWAIERAHAYQGLYHILGGTLSALDGIGPDDLHIQKLIERVEHGNIREVILATNATIAGQTTAHYLTDRLQGLNVKISRLAYGVPMGGELDYLDEGTLTTALAARRPF from the coding sequence ATGCAATCGCCTGAATTAGAAAAATTGATCGCTTTGCTGGCCAAACTGCCCGGTCTTGGACCGCGGTCGGCGCGGCGCGCGGCGTTGCATTTATTGAAAAAGCGCGAAACATTGCTGGAGCCGTTAATCGCTTCTATGCAATATGCCAATGACCATATCGGATCTTGTAAAATTTGCGGCAATGTCGACACCATCGATCCATGCAGCCTTTGCCAAGATCAGCGCCGCGATCAAGGATCGATTTGCGTTGTCGAAGAAGTGGCGGATTTATGGGCCATCGAACGCGCGCATGCCTATCAAGGTCTTTATCATATTCTGGGCGGAACCTTGTCGGCGCTGGATGGAATTGGTCCCGACGATTTGCATATTCAAAAATTGATCGAGCGGGTGGAACACGGCAATATCCGCGAAGTGATTCTGGCGACCAATGCGACGATTGCCGGACAAACCACCGCGCATTATTTAACCGACCGGTTGCAGGGATTGAACGTTAAAATCTCCCGCCTGGCATACGGCGTGCCGATGGGCGGCGAGCTGGATTATTTGGACGAAGGCACCTTGACCACAGCGCTGGCCGCACGCAGACCTTTTTAA
- a CDS encoding YbaB/EbfC family nucleoid-associated protein encodes MMNIAGMIKQAQQVQSKIQALQERMADVETTGASGGGVVQVTLNGKAECRRVKIDPTLVTAGDVGMIEDLVVAAYTDAKNKVEKNLADEMGKITGGLNLPPGMKLPF; translated from the coding sequence ATCATGAATATTGCCGGTATGATCAAGCAAGCGCAACAAGTGCAAAGCAAAATCCAGGCCTTGCAGGAACGCATGGCCGATGTTGAAACCACCGGCGCATCCGGCGGCGGCGTGGTACAAGTGACCTTGAACGGCAAGGCCGAATGCCGCCGCGTTAAAATCGATCCAACGCTTGTTACCGCGGGCGATGTCGGCATGATCGAAGATTTAGTGGTCGCGGCCTATACCGACGCCAAAAACAAAGTCGAAAAAAACCTGGCCGACGAGATGGGTAAAATCACCGGCGGATTGAACCTGCCGCCTGGCATGAAATTGCCGTTCTAA
- a CDS encoding DNA polymerase III subunit gamma/tau, with protein sequence MSLFPEIENQKEYRVLARKYRPKNFDELIGQEVLVKTLSNAIQTGRIAHAFILTGVRGIGKTTTARIIARALNCEKGPTITPCGTCENCVAIGNDRHIDVMEMDAASRTGVDDIREIIDGVRYRPTSARFKIYIIDEVHMLSKNAFNALLKTLEEPPESVKFIFATTEINKVPVTVLSRCQRFDLRRLDAEGLAKHLQNIAQKESCTLDDGAAALLAQAADGSVRDGLSLLDQAMAHASGAVNADQVRGMLGLADHSEIYELLDMALSAKVAEALSLCQKLYNAGADALMLAQELLRATHAITRAKVTGEYGAMISDTERKKRQAIAEQIGIAPLTRAWQMLLKGISEIQTAPNPAIALEMVLIRLCHAADIPSVSQLLESGAANAPAPSVTANTPPSNPSGGGGSYTSAAITSAPVSTRAVASDRNLALAPTIGVESSLQLHSYRDAVQLFAEKREMILYHDLYHNSHLVNFAPGKIELRVGEKVRQPNFVNQVGKLLGEWTGQRWMILVSQDKGAPSLQQQDQAKQLALVEQMEQHPTVMAVIKQFPGAKIISVRERAEQTPTATAESETMDDEGLLS encoded by the coding sequence ATGAGTCTTTTTCCAGAAATCGAAAATCAAAAAGAATACCGCGTTCTGGCGCGCAAATACCGCCCGAAAAATTTCGATGAATTGATCGGCCAGGAAGTTCTGGTCAAAACCCTATCCAACGCCATTCAAACTGGCCGGATCGCGCATGCGTTCATCCTAACCGGCGTGCGCGGCATCGGCAAAACCACCACCGCCCGCATTATCGCCCGTGCCTTGAATTGCGAAAAAGGCCCGACCATTACCCCATGCGGCACATGCGAAAATTGCGTGGCGATTGGCAATGACCGGCATATCGATGTGATGGAAATGGACGCCGCATCGCGCACCGGTGTTGACGATATTCGTGAAATTATCGATGGCGTGCGGTACCGCCCTACCTCGGCCCGTTTTAAAATTTATATTATCGACGAAGTCCATATGTTGTCGAAAAACGCATTCAACGCGTTATTGAAAACATTGGAAGAACCGCCGGAATCGGTGAAATTCATCTTTGCGACAACCGAGATCAACAAAGTCCCGGTCACGGTTTTATCGCGTTGCCAGCGTTTCGATTTGCGGCGTTTGGACGCCGAAGGGCTGGCGAAGCACTTGCAAAACATCGCGCAAAAAGAATCCTGCACATTGGATGATGGCGCCGCCGCTTTGCTGGCGCAAGCCGCCGATGGATCGGTGCGCGATGGATTGTCATTATTGGATCAAGCGATGGCGCATGCGTCCGGCGCCGTAAATGCCGATCAGGTGCGCGGCATGCTGGGCCTTGCGGATCACAGCGAGATTTACGAATTATTGGATATGGCTTTGTCGGCAAAAGTGGCGGAAGCCCTTTCCCTTTGCCAAAAATTATACAATGCCGGCGCGGATGCACTCATGCTTGCGCAAGAATTGTTGCGCGCCACCCACGCCATCACCCGCGCCAAGGTGACGGGCGAATATGGCGCGATGATTTCAGATACCGAGCGTAAAAAACGCCAGGCGATCGCCGAACAAATCGGCATTGCGCCATTAACCCGCGCCTGGCAAATGCTGTTAAAAGGCATTTCGGAAATTCAAACCGCGCCAAATCCGGCCATCGCCCTTGAAATGGTGTTGATCCGCCTATGCCATGCGGCCGATATCCCAAGCGTATCGCAATTGCTGGAATCCGGCGCGGCGAATGCGCCAGCGCCAAGCGTGACCGCCAATACGCCGCCATCGAACCCAAGCGGCGGCGGTGGATCTTATACATCGGCGGCGATTACATCCGCGCCGGTTTCGACGCGCGCGGTGGCTAGCGATCGCAATTTAGCCTTGGCGCCAACGATTGGCGTCGAATCCAGTTTGCAATTACATTCTTATCGCGATGCGGTGCAATTATTCGCCGAAAAACGCGAAATGATTTTGTATCACGATTTATACCATAACAGCCATTTGGTGAATTTTGCGCCAGGCAAAATCGAATTGCGCGTCGGCGAAAAAGTCCGCCAGCCGAATTTCGTAAATCAGGTTGGAAAATTATTGGGCGAATGGACCGGCCAGCGTTGGATGATTTTAGTATCGCAAGATAAAGGCGCGCCAAGCTTGCAACAACAAGACCAAGCCAAACAACTGGCCCTGGTCGAGCAAATGGAGCAGCATCCGACCGTAATGGCGGTGATCAAGCAATTTCCGGGTGCGAAAATAATATCGGTACGCGAACGCGCCGAACAAACGCCAACGGCAACAGCCGAATCTGAAACCATGGATGATGAGGGTCTTTTATCATGA
- a CDS encoding 3-deoxy-manno-octulosonate cytidylyltransferase, with protein sequence MQNLNPIIIIPARLAATRLPNKPLADINGKPMIVRVYDRALAADLGPVVVAAGDKEIVDVITKVKGKAILTDPALPSGSDRIWAAIQSADPTGLHEVIINLQGDLPDIDPHTLQAILNLMQDSKVDIATAAARIPNLNEAEKPNVVKIAMHQYGKHSGRALYFSRSLIPHGAGEHWHHIGIYAYRRKALEKFIASPPSALESREKLEQLRALELGLRIDVALVDRVPIAIDTPEDLELARRLIK encoded by the coding sequence ATGCAGAATTTAAACCCGATTATTATTATCCCCGCCCGGCTGGCCGCAACGCGCCTGCCGAACAAGCCATTGGCCGATATTAACGGCAAACCGATGATTGTGCGCGTCTATGACCGCGCCTTGGCGGCCGATTTAGGCCCGGTTGTCGTTGCGGCAGGGGACAAAGAAATTGTTGATGTAATTACTAAGGTAAAAGGCAAGGCGATCTTAACGGACCCTGCCCTGCCATCGGGATCGGACCGGATCTGGGCCGCGATTCAATCGGCCGATCCAACCGGGCTGCATGAGGTAATTATCAACCTGCAAGGCGATTTGCCGGACATCGATCCGCACACCTTGCAAGCGATTTTAAATTTGATGCAAGATTCCAAGGTCGACATCGCAACCGCCGCCGCGCGCATTCCAAACCTGAACGAGGCGGAAAAACCGAACGTCGTCAAAATCGCCATGCACCAATATGGCAAACACAGCGGCCGGGCGCTGTATTTTTCGCGCAGCCTGATTCCGCATGGCGCCGGTGAACATTGGCATCATATCGGCATTTACGCCTATCGCCGCAAGGCATTGGAAAAATTTATCGCCTCGCCGCCAAGCGCGCTGGAGAGCCGCGAGAAACTGGAACAATTGCGCGCCCTGGAATTGGGATTGCGCATTGACGTGGCGCTGGTCGACCGGGTGCCGATTGCCATCGACACGCCGGAAGATCTAGAATTGGCGCGGAGATTGATAAAATAA
- a CDS encoding cytochrome c family protein: MENNKILAAILCAALLFMITGFISEGLSEPEHLKENAYKIEVAETASSGGVAEAPKELPPIAPLLAAASAADGMGISKKCAACHNFDKGGPNKVGPNLWGIVNNKHAHAEGFAYSDAIKGLPGVWDYESLNKFLHKPAKYAPGTKMNFAGISSDKDRANLIAYLRSLSDNPAPLPK; encoded by the coding sequence ATGGAAAACAATAAAATTTTAGCCGCCATTTTGTGCGCCGCTCTTTTGTTTATGATCACCGGATTCATTTCCGAAGGTTTGTCGGAACCGGAACATTTAAAGGAAAACGCTTACAAAATCGAAGTGGCGGAAACGGCAAGTTCGGGCGGCGTGGCCGAAGCGCCGAAAGAATTGCCGCCGATCGCGCCATTATTGGCCGCGGCCAGTGCGGCGGATGGCATGGGTATTTCCAAAAAATGCGCCGCTTGCCATAATTTTGATAAAGGCGGCCCGAATAAGGTCGGCCCGAATTTGTGGGGTATCGTCAATAACAAACATGCTCATGCCGAAGGATTCGCCTATTCCGACGCAATCAAAGGTTTGCCGGGCGTTTGGGATTATGAAAGCCTGAACAAGTTTTTACACAAACCCGCCAAATACGCGCCGGGCACAAAAATGAATTTCGCCGGGATTTCGTCGGATAAAGACCGCGCGAATTTAATCGCATATTTGCGCAGCCTGTCGGATAACCCGGCCCCTTTACCAAAATAA
- a CDS encoding ABC transporter substrate-binding protein, translated as MYRLLGIIIALLITSPTIAADFYTPVHAIAMQGKPKYPADFKHFDYVNAEAPKNGLVKLAAVGTFDNLNPFILKGVAATGAGMLFDSLLESSADEAFTEYGLLAESVEMPENRAWVIFNLRPEAKFSDGTSVTADDVAFTFETLKTKGNPLYRVYYANVSKVDILGPRKVKFTFGKDSNRELPLIVGQMQVLSKTYYTAHKFDETTLVAPLGSGPYKVESVDPGRSITFARDPNYWGKNLPINKGRYNFERIRYDYYRDGQVALEAFKAGEYDFRQENVAKDWATAYDFPALSYGLVKKEEIPHEIPTGMQGFAMNTRRALFSDPAVRQALGYAFDFEWSNKALFFGSYTRTRSYFSNSELASVGLPSADEIKVLEKYRAVLPEEVFTKEYVPPMNDGSGNIRNNLKIAQKLLADAGWEMKDGVLMKDGKKFEFEVISNTPMFERILLPFKNNLQKLGITANIRTIDSAQYQKRMEDFDYDMTVIVIPQSLSPGNEQRNFWSSSAADTRGSDNYMGIKNPAVDELVEKIIAATTREELITYTRALDRILLWGYYVIPNWHIRTHRVAYWDKFSAPSVRPKYALGFLDTWWIDADKQAKLETQKQNPGKTLMPSEEGKSRKGAWLLVALLALLGLAFIYNRRR; from the coding sequence ATGTATCGTTTACTTGGCATCATTATCGCTTTGTTGATTACATCTCCGACCATTGCCGCCGATTTTTATACGCCGGTTCATGCGATTGCGATGCAAGGCAAACCAAAATATCCGGCCGATTTTAAGCATTTCGATTACGTCAATGCCGAGGCGCCAAAAAATGGATTGGTGAAACTCGCCGCCGTCGGCACATTCGATAATTTGAATCCGTTTATTCTAAAGGGCGTTGCGGCGACCGGCGCTGGCATGCTGTTCGATTCATTGCTGGAATCTTCCGCCGATGAAGCGTTTACGGAATATGGTTTGTTGGCCGAATCGGTGGAAATGCCGGAAAACCGGGCTTGGGTTATTTTCAATCTGCGGCCTGAGGCAAAATTCAGCGATGGCACATCGGTAACGGCGGACGATGTCGCCTTTACTTTTGAGACTTTGAAAACCAAGGGCAATCCGTTGTACCGCGTCTATTACGCCAATGTCAGCAAAGTCGATATACTGGGCCCACGCAAAGTAAAATTCACTTTTGGCAAGGATTCGAATCGCGAATTGCCGTTGATTGTCGGCCAAATGCAAGTTTTGTCAAAGACCTATTATACCGCGCATAAATTTGATGAAACGACTCTGGTGGCGCCGCTGGGCAGCGGCCCATACAAAGTCGAATCGGTCGATCCCGGCCGGTCGATCACATTCGCGCGCGATCCGAATTATTGGGGCAAAAATTTACCGATCAATAAAGGCCGCTACAATTTCGAACGCATCCGGTATGACTATTATCGCGATGGCCAGGTCGCGCTCGAAGCGTTCAAAGCCGGAGAATATGATTTTCGTCAGGAAAACGTGGCCAAGGATTGGGCGACCGCTTATGATTTTCCGGCGCTTTCCTATGGACTTGTGAAAAAAGAAGAAATTCCGCACGAAATTCCAACCGGCATGCAGGGGTTTGCGATGAATACGCGCCGCGCCCTGTTTTCCGATCCTGCGGTACGCCAGGCGCTGGGCTATGCCTTCGATTTTGAATGGAGCAATAAGGCGCTGTTTTTCGGATCGTATACGCGCACCCGCAGTTATTTTTCAAATTCGGAACTGGCGTCGGTCGGATTGCCGTCGGCCGACGAAATCAAGGTTTTGGAAAAATACCGCGCCGTTTTGCCCGAAGAAGTATTCACCAAAGAATATGTGCCGCCGATGAACGATGGCAGCGGCAATATTCGTAATAACCTGAAAATCGCGCAAAAACTGCTGGCGGATGCCGGCTGGGAAATGAAAGACGGCGTTCTGATGAAAGACGGAAAGAAATTCGAATTCGAAGTCATCAGCAATACGCCGATGTTCGAACGGATTTTATTGCCGTTCAAAAATAACCTGCAAAAACTGGGCATTACCGCGAATATCCGTACCATCGATTCCGCGCAGTATCAAAAACGGATGGAAGATTTCGATTATGACATGACCGTGATTGTGATTCCGCAATCTTTGTCGCCAGGCAATGAACAGCGCAATTTCTGGTCGTCCAGCGCGGCCGATACGCGCGGCAGCGATAATTATATGGGCATTAAGAATCCGGCTGTGGACGAGCTGGTTGAAAAAATCATCGCCGCCACGACGCGCGAGGAATTGATTACCTATACCCGCGCGCTCGACCGGATTTTATTGTGGGGTTATTATGTGATCCCGAATTGGCATATTCGCACGCATCGTGTCGCGTATTGGGACAAATTTTCCGCCCCATCGGTGCGGCCAAAATATGCCTTGGGATTTTTGGATACTTGGTGGATCGACGCGGATAAACAAGCCAAGCTGGAAACCCAAAAACAAAACCCCGGCAAGACCTTGATGCCGTCCGAGGAAGGCAAAAGCCGCAAAGGCGCCTGGCTGCTCGTGGCATTATTGGCTCTGTTGGGTTTGGCGTTTATTTACAATAGGCGAAGGTAG
- a CDS encoding microcin C ABC transporter permease YejB, giving the protein MLAYIIRRLLLIIPTLVGIMIINFAVIQAAPGGPVEQLIAQLQGKNMGATARISGGTGETLNQHSGGGNSTGQTAKYRGAQGLDPELIAEIEKMYGFDKPPMQRFLDMMAKYAVFDFGESFFRNQKVTDLVIDKMPTSITLGLWTTLLVYLISIPLGIAKATRAGTPFDTWTSIVVIIGYAIPSFLFAILLVVLFSGGSFFSLFPLRGLTSENWAQMNWFEQIIDYAWHITLPIVALVIGGFASLTMLTKNSFIEEINKQYVTTARAKGCTENRVLYGHVFRNAMLIVVAGFPAAFISILFTGSLLIEIIFSLDGLGLLGFEAAINRDYPVMFGTLYFFTLLGLLMNILGDVLYTVIDPRIDFERRAM; this is encoded by the coding sequence ATGCTCGCCTATATCATCCGCCGCCTGCTGTTGATCATCCCGACTTTGGTGGGGATTATGATCATAAATTTTGCCGTGATTCAGGCGGCGCCGGGCGGCCCGGTTGAACAATTAATCGCGCAATTGCAAGGCAAGAATATGGGCGCTACCGCCCGTATTTCCGGCGGCACCGGCGAGACGCTGAATCAGCATTCCGGCGGCGGAAATTCCACCGGCCAGACGGCCAAATACCGCGGCGCGCAGGGGCTTGATCCCGAATTGATCGCGGAAATCGAGAAAATGTACGGATTCGATAAGCCGCCGATGCAGCGTTTTCTGGATATGATGGCGAAATACGCCGTATTCGATTTTGGCGAAAGTTTTTTCCGCAATCAGAAGGTCACCGATCTTGTGATCGATAAAATGCCGACATCGATCACGCTGGGGCTTTGGACAACGTTGCTCGTTTATTTGATTTCAATCCCGCTGGGCATCGCCAAGGCAACGCGTGCGGGAACGCCATTCGATACCTGGACCAGTATTGTGGTGATTATCGGCTATGCTATTCCCAGTTTTCTGTTCGCCATTTTATTGGTGGTTTTGTTTTCCGGCGGCAGCTTCTTTTCGCTCTTCCCGCTTCGGGGGCTTACGTCCGAAAACTGGGCGCAGATGAACTGGTTTGAACAAATTATCGACTATGCCTGGCATATTACCTTGCCGATTGTGGCGCTGGTTATCGGCGGATTCGCAAGCCTGACCATGTTGACCAAAAATTCTTTTATCGAGGAAATCAATAAACAGTATGTCACCACCGCGCGCGCCAAAGGCTGTACCGAAAACCGCGTTCTGTACGGACATGTGTTTCGCAATGCGATGCTGATTGTGGTCGCCGGTTTTCCCGCGGCGTTCATTTCCATTCTTTTTACCGGATCGTTGTTGATTGAAATTATTTTCTCGCTCGATGGGCTGGGTTTGCTTGGGTTCGAGGCCGCGATTAACCGCGATTATCCCGTCATGTTCGGCACGCTGTATTTCTTTACATTGCTTGGGTTATTAATGAATATTCTGGGCGACGTTCTATATACCGTTATCGATCCGCGCATCGATTTTGAGCGGAGGGCGATGTGA
- a CDS encoding ABC transporter permease — protein MKPLSPLTKRRLIGFRRNKLGYYSLWVFLFLFILSLFAEFIANDKPLVLSYKGQLHFPVVQTYTDQYFGGDFTTEADYRDPALQTLIEAGGGWMIWPPIPFHYDTVNYNLTAPAPTPPSWENWLGTDDQARDVMARLIYGFRISVLFGLTLTILSSVVGVAAGAVQGYFGGKTDLLFQRFIEIWGGLPVLYLLIILSSVVVPNFWWLLGLMLLFSWMNLVGVVRAEFYRTRNFDYVRAARALGVSDTTIMWRHILPNAMVATLTFLPFVLNASITTLTSLDFLGFGLPPGSASLGELLSQGKNNLQAPWLGMTAFLTLAFILTLLIFIGEAVRDAFDPRKIWGS, from the coding sequence GTGAAGCCTCTCTCGCCTTTAACCAAGCGGCGCTTGATCGGTTTCCGGCGCAATAAATTGGGCTATTACAGCCTATGGGTGTTTTTATTTTTATTTATATTATCGCTGTTCGCGGAATTTATCGCTAACGATAAGCCGTTAGTTTTATCCTATAAAGGCCAATTGCATTTTCCGGTGGTGCAGACCTATACCGACCAATATTTTGGCGGCGATTTCACCACCGAAGCCGATTACCGCGATCCAGCGCTGCAAACATTGATCGAGGCCGGTGGCGGGTGGATGATTTGGCCGCCAATTCCATTCCATTACGATACGGTCAATTATAACTTAACCGCACCCGCGCCGACGCCGCCATCATGGGAAAACTGGCTCGGAACCGACGATCAGGCGCGCGATGTGATGGCGCGTTTAATATATGGTTTTCGCATTTCGGTTTTATTCGGCCTGACCCTGACCATTCTAAGTTCTGTCGTTGGCGTCGCCGCCGGTGCTGTGCAAGGATATTTTGGCGGTAAAACCGACCTGTTGTTTCAGCGTTTTATTGAAATCTGGGGTGGATTGCCAGTCTTATATTTGCTGATTATTTTATCCAGCGTGGTGGTGCCGAATTTCTGGTGGTTGCTGGGATTAATGTTATTGTTTTCCTGGATGAATTTGGTCGGCGTGGTGCGCGCTGAATTTTACCGCACCCGCAATTTCGATTATGTCCGCGCCGCACGGGCGCTTGGGGTTTCCGACACAACTATTATGTGGCGCCATATTCTGCCAAATGCGATGGTGGCGACGCTGACATTCTTGCCGTTCGTTTTGAACGCATCGATCACAACCTTGACATCGTTGGATTTTCTGGGTTTTGGCTTGCCGCCGGGATCGGCTTCGCTGGGCGAGCTATTGTCGCAGGGAAAAAACAATTTACAGGCCCCATGGCTGGGCATGACCGCGTTTTTAACGCTGGCTTTTATTCTAACTTTGCTGATTTTTATCGGCGAAGCGGTGCGCGATGCGTTTGACCCTCGTAAAATATGGGGTTCATGA
- a CDS encoding ABC transporter ATP-binding protein, which produces MAENRILSIENLQLEFTHGKKTARVLNGINLHINRGETVAFVGESGSGKSVCALSILQLLRAAHYPAGKIIWQGNKDLLHAPEQEMQKIRGNRIAMIFQEPMTALNPLHTVGRQIAESISLHQILSPQKAAERIKELLTLTGLTDTARFMAAYPHELSGGQRQRILIAMALANNPDLLIADEPTTALDVTVQEQILSLLRELQQKLGMALLLITHDLNMVRRMAKRVYILKNGEVAEGGEVANIFASPQHPYTKLLLNSTPKGAPIPRAQAADELLRAENLRVWFPIKKGVFKKTVGHVKAVDGINFTLRAGQTLGVVGESGSGKTTLGLAILRLIQSDGKIVYMGQDLQQKNSGQLRPLRKNMQIVFQDPFGALSPRMTVGQIVGEGLGVHEPNLTEAERGRMIADALIRVGLNVESMDRYPHEFSGGQRQRISIARALVLKPKLVILDEPTSALDMTTQAQIVDLLRDLQRENALTYILISHDLRVVKALSHDILVLRGGLAIEAGTATQILDDPKTDYTKALMKAAFV; this is translated from the coding sequence ATGGCGGAAAACCGGATTCTATCTATTGAAAACCTGCAATTGGAATTTACCCACGGTAAAAAAACCGCGCGCGTGCTGAATGGAATCAATTTGCACATTAATCGCGGGGAAACCGTTGCCTTTGTCGGGGAAAGCGGATCGGGAAAATCGGTTTGCGCATTGTCCATTCTACAATTGCTGCGCGCTGCGCATTATCCGGCCGGAAAGATTATCTGGCAGGGGAACAAGGATTTATTGCATGCGCCGGAACAGGAAATGCAAAAAATCCGGGGCAACCGTATTGCAATGATTTTTCAGGAACCGATGACGGCGCTGAATCCGCTGCATACGGTCGGGCGGCAAATCGCGGAATCCATTTCCCTGCATCAGATTTTATCGCCGCAGAAAGCTGCCGAAAGGATAAAGGAATTGCTGACTTTAACCGGCCTTACCGACACGGCGCGGTTTATGGCGGCTTATCCGCATGAATTGTCGGGCGGCCAGCGCCAGCGTATTTTGATCGCGATGGCGTTAGCGAATAATCCCGATCTACTGATCGCGGACGAGCCGACGACGGCTTTGGACGTAACGGTGCAGGAACAAATACTTTCCTTGTTGCGGGAATTGCAGCAAAAACTGGGCATGGCGTTATTGCTGATCACCCATGATTTAAACATGGTTCGGCGCATGGCCAAACGCGTATATATCCTTAAAAACGGCGAAGTGGCCGAAGGCGGCGAGGTGGCCAATATTTTTGCATCGCCGCAACATCCCTATACCAAGTTATTGCTGAATTCGACGCCAAAAGGCGCGCCGATTCCCCGTGCGCAAGCCGCCGATGAGTTGTTGCGCGCCGAAAATCTGCGCGTTTGGTTTCCAATCAAAAAAGGCGTGTTTAAAAAGACGGTCGGCCATGTCAAGGCGGTTGACGGTATTAATTTCACTCTGCGCGCCGGGCAGACATTGGGCGTCGTGGGGGAAAGCGGATCGGGCAAAACCACGCTAGGCCTTGCGATTTTACGTTTGATTCAGTCAGATGGAAAAATCGTTTATATGGGCCAGGATTTACAGCAAAAAAATTCGGGGCAATTGCGGCCTTTGCGTAAAAACATGCAAATCGTGTTTCAGGATCCTTTTGGCGCGCTAAGTCCGCGCATGACGGTCGGGCAAATTGTCGGCGAAGGGCTTGGCGTGCATGAACCGAATCTAACCGAGGCGGAGCGCGGACGGATGATTGCCGACGCTTTAATTCGGGTTGGATTGAATGTGGAATCCATGGATCGGTATCCGCATGAATTTTCCGGCGGACAGCGGCAACGTATTTCGATTGCGCGCGCGCTGGTATTGAAACCGAAATTGGTGATTTTAGACGAACCCACTTCGGCGCTGGATATGACCACTCAGGCGCAAATTGTCGATCTGCTGCGCGATTTACAGCGGGAAAACGCGCTAACTTATATTTTGATTAGTCATGATTTGCGGGTTGTTAAGGCTTTGTCGCACGACATTCTGGTTTTGCGCGGCGGCCTGGCCATAGAAGCAGGAACGGCAACACAAATTTTAGACGATCCTAAAACCGATTATACCAAGGCGTTAATGAAAGCGGCTTTTGTATAG
- a CDS encoding MarR family transcriptional regulator, giving the protein MQSNLNNAGALDLLRLITSEGVRKDSPDLTARQLAVLLTVYVTPPPHTVRGLAADLNITKPAITRALDRLTELNLIGRMRDETNKRSVLVQRTPDGMTYLNGLAEVIKTAQDQIAKSAYHIREAA; this is encoded by the coding sequence ATGCAATCCAATTTAAATAATGCAGGAGCGTTAGATCTATTGCGTTTAATCACATCCGAAGGCGTCCGCAAAGACAGCCCGGATTTAACCGCGCGCCAACTCGCCGTATTATTGACCGTATATGTAACGCCGCCGCCGCATACGGTGCGTGGATTGGCCGCCGATTTGAACATCACCAAACCCGCCATCACCCGCGCCTTGGACCGGTTGACGGAACTGAATTTAATTGGACGTATGCGCGATGAAACCAATAAACGCAGCGTTTTGGTGCAACGCACGCCGGACGGCATGACCTATCTGAACGGTCTCGCCGAAGTGATTAAAACGGCGCAAGATCAAATTGCAAAAAGCGCCTATCACATCCGCGAAGCGGCCTAG